A DNA window from Rhizobium sp. NXC14 contains the following coding sequences:
- a CDS encoding DUF1467 family protein yields MLQTFLQGFAVYFIIWWMTLFAVLPIGLRTQAEDDDIVLGTVPSAPTRFRAAFVFSLTTLISALIYGTWYACDTYFGWGFDALPQLGPSFY; encoded by the coding sequence ATGCTCCAGACCTTCCTTCAGGGATTCGCCGTCTACTTCATCATCTGGTGGATGACGCTGTTCGCCGTTCTGCCGATCGGGCTGCGCACCCAGGCGGAAGACGACGATATCGTGCTCGGCACCGTGCCAAGCGCGCCCACCCGCTTTCGCGCCGCCTTCGTCTTTTCGCTGACGACGCTGATCTCGGCGCTGATCTATGGCACTTGGTATGCCTGCGACACCTATTTCGGCTGGGGCTTCGATGCCCTTCCACAACTCGGGCCTAGCTTCTATTGA
- the proS gene encoding proline--tRNA ligase, translating into MRLSRYFLPILKENPKEAEIVSHRLMLRAGMIRQQSQGIYSWLPLGKRVLDKVNAIIREEQNRAGAIELSMPTLQSAELWQESGRYDAYGKEMLRIKDRQDRPMLYGPTNEEMVTDIFRSSVKSYKDLPLNLYHIQLKFRDEIRPRFGTMRSREFMMKDAYSFDLTREGAEHSYNKMFAAYLRTFDRLGLRAIPMRADTGPIGGNLSHEFIILADTGESEVFCHKDFVGFDIPGENTDFDSVEGLKAIFDKWTSLYAATSEMHDEAAFDAVPQAERLSARGIEVGHIFYFGTKYSEPMGAKVQGPDGKEHFVHMGSYGIGPTRLVPAIIEASHDDNGIIWPASVAPFDVVVINMKAGDEACDDTCELIYAALKKAGKDVLYDDTDDRAGTKFATADLIGVPVQIIAGPRAVANGEVEVKDRKTGARETMTIEAAINRFVA; encoded by the coding sequence ATGCGTCTGTCTCGCTACTTCTTGCCCATTCTTAAGGAAAACCCCAAGGAGGCGGAAATCGTCTCCCACCGGTTGATGCTGCGCGCCGGCATGATCCGCCAGCAGTCTCAGGGCATCTATTCCTGGTTGCCGCTCGGCAAGCGTGTGCTCGACAAGGTCAACGCCATTATCCGCGAGGAGCAGAACCGCGCCGGTGCCATCGAGCTTTCGATGCCGACCCTGCAATCGGCCGAGCTCTGGCAGGAAAGCGGCCGTTATGATGCCTATGGCAAGGAGATGCTGCGCATCAAGGACCGCCAGGACCGGCCGATGCTCTACGGCCCCACCAACGAGGAGATGGTGACGGATATTTTCCGCTCCTCCGTCAAATCCTACAAGGACCTGCCGCTCAATCTCTATCACATCCAGCTGAAGTTCCGTGACGAGATCCGGCCTCGCTTCGGCACCATGCGCTCGCGCGAATTTATGATGAAAGACGCTTATTCCTTCGATCTGACGCGCGAAGGGGCGGAGCATTCCTATAATAAGATGTTCGCCGCCTATCTCAGAACATTCGATCGGCTTGGCCTTCGCGCCATCCCTATGCGCGCGGATACCGGCCCGATCGGCGGCAATCTCAGCCATGAATTCATCATCCTCGCCGATACCGGCGAATCCGAGGTCTTCTGCCACAAGGACTTCGTCGGCTTCGATATTCCCGGCGAAAACACCGATTTCGACAGTGTCGAAGGCCTCAAGGCGATCTTCGACAAGTGGACCTCGCTCTACGCGGCCACCTCGGAAATGCACGACGAGGCAGCCTTTGACGCCGTTCCCCAAGCCGAGCGGCTTTCCGCCCGCGGCATCGAGGTCGGCCATATCTTCTACTTCGGCACGAAATATTCCGAGCCGATGGGTGCGAAAGTGCAGGGGCCAGATGGTAAGGAACATTTCGTTCACATGGGTTCCTACGGTATCGGTCCGACACGCCTTGTTCCCGCCATCATCGAAGCATCGCATGATGACAACGGAATCATCTGGCCGGCATCGGTCGCACCCTTCGATGTCGTCGTCATCAACATGAAGGCGGGCGATGAGGCCTGCGACGATACTTGTGAGCTGATCTACGCCGCGCTGAAAAAGGCCGGCAAGGATGTGCTCTATGACGACACCGACGACCGGGCCGGCACGAAGTTCGCGACCGCCGACCTGATCGGCGTACCTGTCCAGATCATCGCCGGCCCGCGTGCGGTCGCGAACGGCGAGGTCGAAGTGAAGGACCGCAAGACCGGCGCCCGTGAAACGATGACCATCGAAGCGGCGATCAACAGGTTCGTGGCTTAA
- a CDS encoding lipoprotein-releasing ABC transporter permease subunit, with the protein MAEAAMDRSSKSGLGPAGKPFSTFERLVAWRYLRARRKEAFISVIAGFSFVGIMLGVATLIIVMAVMNGFRTELVSRILGINGHMIVQPIDGPFTDYPDLTAKLAAVPGVKMALPLVEGQVLASAQAGGSTGALVRGARAEDLTKLKTISDNIKSGDMVGYASGEGVLIGTRMADQLGLRVGDLITLTSPEGDITPMGVNPRVKSYKISGLFEIGMSEYDSSIIFMPLEEAQLYFNAAGLVQSIELFVDHPDDIDALRPKVEEAAGRQINLTDWRQRNQTFFSALQVERNVMFMILTLIVLVAALNIISGLIMLVKDKGSDIAILRTMGASAGAIMRIFFMTGAAIGIVGTLAGVLLGVLVCVNIESIRQFFSWISGTVIFNPQVYFLSQLPAEMDISETISVVIMALSLSFIATIFPAWRASRLDPVQALRYE; encoded by the coding sequence ATGGCAGAGGCAGCAATGGACCGGAGTTCAAAATCCGGCTTGGGTCCGGCTGGCAAGCCATTTTCCACCTTTGAGCGCCTCGTGGCGTGGCGTTATCTGCGCGCCCGCCGCAAGGAGGCCTTCATTTCGGTGATCGCCGGCTTCTCCTTCGTCGGCATCATGCTCGGCGTTGCGACGCTGATCATCGTCATGGCCGTCATGAACGGCTTTCGCACCGAGCTCGTCTCGCGCATCCTCGGCATCAACGGTCATATGATCGTGCAGCCGATCGATGGCCCCTTTACCGATTACCCCGACCTGACCGCCAAACTCGCGGCGGTGCCGGGCGTCAAGATGGCGCTGCCCCTGGTCGAAGGGCAGGTGCTTGCCTCCGCTCAGGCTGGCGGCAGCACCGGCGCTTTGGTGCGCGGCGCCCGCGCCGAAGACCTGACGAAACTCAAGACAATCTCCGACAACATCAAATCCGGCGACATGGTGGGCTATGCCTCTGGCGAGGGCGTGCTGATCGGCACCCGCATGGCCGATCAGCTGGGTCTGCGCGTCGGCGACCTCATTACCCTGACCTCGCCGGAAGGCGACATCACGCCGATGGGCGTCAATCCGCGCGTCAAATCCTATAAGATTTCCGGCCTGTTCGAGATCGGCATGTCCGAATACGATTCCTCAATCATCTTCATGCCGCTCGAGGAAGCGCAGCTCTACTTCAATGCCGCCGGGCTGGTGCAGTCGATCGAACTCTTCGTCGATCATCCCGATGATATCGACGCCCTGAGGCCGAAGGTGGAAGAGGCGGCCGGCCGCCAGATCAACCTTACCGACTGGCGTCAGCGCAACCAGACATTCTTCTCCGCACTCCAGGTCGAGCGCAACGTCATGTTCATGATCCTGACGCTGATCGTGCTCGTGGCGGCGCTCAACATCATCTCCGGCCTCATCATGCTGGTGAAGGACAAGGGCAGCGATATCGCCATCCTGCGCACCATGGGCGCCAGCGCCGGCGCCATCATGCGCATCTTCTTCATGACCGGGGCGGCGATCGGCATCGTCGGTACCCTTGCCGGTGTGCTGCTCGGCGTTCTCGTCTGCGTCAATATCGAATCCATCCGCCAGTTCTTCTCCTGGATCTCCGGCACCGTGATCTTCAATCCGCAGGTCTATTTCCTCAGCCAGCTGCCGGCCGAGATGGATATCAGCGAAACGATCTCGGTGGTCATCATGGCGCTCAGCCTCTCCTTCATCGCCACCATCTTCCCGGCATGGCGCGCCTCCAGGCTCGATCCGGTGCAGGCACTGCGCTACGAATAA
- a CDS encoding ABC transporter ATP-binding protein: MNRNLVLNLTGVERHYGQGDTLLTILKGADFSLSKGEIVALVAPSGTGKSTLLHVAGLLEHPDGGEVTINGLACDGLSDEKRTAIRRREIGFVYQFHHLLPEFSALENIMMPQLIAGLSWKEARERAGQLLDYMRIGHRGSHRPAELSGGEQQRVAIARAVANAPTLLLADEPTGNLDPETASYVFDALEALVRQSGLAALIATHNHELAGRMDRRVTISDGKIVDF, encoded by the coding sequence ATGAACCGCAACCTCGTCCTCAACCTTACCGGCGTCGAGCGCCATTACGGGCAGGGCGATACGCTGCTCACGATCCTGAAGGGTGCGGATTTCTCGCTGTCTAAAGGGGAAATCGTCGCCCTTGTCGCCCCCTCCGGCACAGGCAAGTCGACCCTGCTGCATGTCGCAGGCCTGCTCGAGCATCCCGATGGCGGCGAGGTTACCATTAACGGCCTTGCCTGCGATGGCCTTTCCGATGAGAAGCGCACCGCGATCCGCCGACGCGAGATCGGCTTCGTCTATCAGTTCCATCACCTCCTGCCGGAATTTTCCGCGCTTGAGAACATCATGATGCCGCAGCTGATTGCCGGCCTGTCCTGGAAGGAGGCCCGGGAGCGAGCCGGCCAGCTTCTCGATTATATGCGCATCGGCCATCGCGGTTCGCATCGCCCGGCTGAACTTTCCGGCGGCGAACAGCAGCGCGTCGCGATCGCCCGCGCCGTCGCCAATGCGCCGACGCTGCTTCTTGCCGACGAGCCGACCGGCAATCTGGATCCGGAAACGGCAAGCTACGTCTTCGATGCGCTGGAGGCGCTGGTGCGCCAATCCGGCCTTGCCGCCCTCATCGCCACCCACAACCATGAACTTGCCGGCCGCATGGATCGGCGCGTCACGATTTCGGACGGCAAGATCGTCGACTTTTGA
- the dnaE gene encoding DNA polymerase III subunit alpha yields MADTEKGSMGEATGGTPGFIHLRVHSAYSLLEGALPLKKILYKATSDSQPAIAITDTNNLFVALEFSQKAMDEGLQPIIGCQVSIDMEDGLESEKRGGQQALIKLPSIVLLAATEAGYERLVDLVSRAYLGGDSNQAIHVRASWLEEAGTEGLIALTGALTGPVDAAVREGHPGQAGARLLTLKRLFGDRLYVELQRHGTYDKRHEQKIVRLAYTHDLPLVATNEAFFPTRDDYDAHDALMAVAHNAIVSDDSRFRLTPDHYLKSRAEMAKLFADLPEALENTIEIARRCSFVLKTRKPILPRFTGATDDAEEAERAEAGELRRQAVEGLDMRLATLGMSPGYEEKDYRERLEFELSVIERMRFPGYFLIVSDFIKWAKQHDIPVGPGRGSGAGSLVAYALTITDVDPLRFSLLFERFLNPERVSMPDFDIDFCQDRREEVIRYVQAKYGREQVAQIITFGSLQARAALRDVGRVLEMPYGQVDKICKLVPNNPANPTPLSKAIEEEPKLQEEAAKEPVVARLLDIAQKIEGLYRHASTHAAGIVIGDRPLSKLVPMYRDPRSDMPVTQFNMKWVEQAGLVKFDFLGLKTLTVLKVAVDFVAKRGIKVDLAAIPLDDKPTYEMLSRGETVGVFQVESAGMRKALIGMKPDCIEDIIALVALYRPGPMENIPTYNARKHGDEELESIHPMIDHLLKETQGVIVYQEQVMQIAQVLSGYSLGEADLLRRAMGKKIKAEMDQQRERFVVGAVKNGVSKPQADNIFELLAKFANYGFNKSHAAAYAIVSYQTAYMKAHYPVEFLAASMTLDMSNTEKVNDFRQDAKRLGIEVIAPSVQTSFRHFETGDNRIYYALAALKGVGESAVDHIVEVRGDKPFASIEDFCLRIDPRQVNRRVLESLIYAGAFDCFGTDRAQLSAGLDRILGYAQRAQENKLSGQADIFGSALNSGPEKISLPPYSPWLASERLLKEFQVLGFYLTAHPLDSYNNILQKMRVQTFAEFSAAIKQGAANARLAGTVISKQERKTRTGNKMGIIVFSDSSGQFEAVLFSEMLNQYRDVLESGKSFLLTATGEERPEGIGLRIQTIQSLEEKSLQMQKALRVYVRDSGPLKMVAGHLNAKGDGLVSFIVIKEEGKREVEVALPEKYRITPEIAAALRAAPGVVDVELV; encoded by the coding sequence ATGGCGGACACGGAAAAGGGTTCAATGGGTGAGGCGACCGGCGGCACGCCGGGCTTCATCCACCTGAGGGTCCACTCCGCCTATTCGCTTCTTGAGGGTGCGCTGCCTCTGAAGAAGATCCTCTACAAGGCGACCAGCGACAGTCAGCCTGCGATCGCCATTACCGACACCAACAATCTCTTCGTCGCCCTTGAATTCTCCCAGAAGGCAATGGACGAGGGCCTGCAGCCGATCATCGGCTGTCAGGTCTCCATCGACATGGAAGACGGATTGGAAAGTGAGAAGCGCGGCGGTCAGCAGGCCCTGATCAAGCTGCCATCGATCGTTCTACTTGCCGCGACGGAGGCCGGTTATGAAAGGCTGGTCGATCTCGTCAGCCGCGCCTATCTCGGCGGCGATAGCAACCAGGCCATACATGTCAGAGCCTCCTGGCTGGAAGAGGCAGGCACGGAAGGTCTGATCGCCTTGACCGGCGCCCTGACCGGACCGGTCGACGCGGCTGTCAGGGAAGGTCATCCCGGCCAGGCGGGAGCCCGGCTGCTCACGCTGAAGCGTCTCTTCGGCGACAGACTCTATGTCGAACTGCAGCGGCACGGCACCTACGACAAGCGGCACGAGCAGAAGATCGTCAGGCTTGCCTACACGCATGACCTGCCGCTCGTCGCCACGAACGAGGCCTTCTTTCCGACCCGCGACGATTACGACGCCCATGATGCGCTGATGGCGGTTGCGCATAACGCCATCGTCTCGGACGACAGCCGCTTTCGCCTGACGCCGGATCACTATCTGAAAAGCCGGGCCGAAATGGCCAAGCTCTTTGCCGACCTGCCGGAAGCGCTTGAGAACACGATCGAGATCGCCAGGCGCTGCTCCTTCGTGTTGAAGACAAGAAAGCCGATCCTGCCGCGCTTCACTGGCGCCACCGACGATGCCGAGGAGGCCGAACGCGCCGAGGCGGGCGAATTGCGCCGCCAGGCGGTGGAAGGGCTGGACATGCGGCTTGCCACGCTCGGCATGTCGCCGGGTTACGAGGAAAAGGATTATCGTGAGCGGTTGGAGTTCGAGCTAAGCGTTATCGAGCGCATGCGCTTCCCGGGTTACTTCCTGATCGTTTCCGACTTCATCAAGTGGGCCAAGCAGCATGATATTCCCGTCGGTCCCGGTCGCGGTTCGGGCGCCGGTTCGCTGGTCGCCTATGCATTGACCATCACCGACGTCGACCCGCTGCGCTTCTCGCTGCTCTTCGAGCGCTTCCTCAATCCGGAACGCGTCTCAATGCCTGACTTCGACATCGACTTCTGCCAGGACCGTCGCGAAGAGGTGATCCGTTACGTTCAGGCGAAATATGGGCGCGAGCAGGTGGCGCAGATCATCACCTTCGGTTCGCTGCAGGCGCGCGCCGCACTTCGCGACGTCGGCCGCGTGCTGGAAATGCCCTACGGTCAGGTAGACAAGATCTGCAAACTCGTGCCGAACAATCCGGCCAATCCGACGCCGCTCTCTAAAGCGATCGAAGAGGAGCCGAAGCTGCAGGAGGAGGCGGCGAAGGAACCGGTGGTGGCGCGCCTGCTCGACATTGCCCAGAAGATCGAAGGGCTTTATCGCCACGCCTCGACGCATGCTGCCGGTATTGTCATCGGCGATCGGCCGTTATCCAAGCTGGTGCCGATGTATCGCGATCCGCGCTCCGACATGCCGGTCACCCAGTTCAACATGAAGTGGGTGGAGCAGGCCGGCCTCGTCAAGTTTGACTTTCTCGGCCTGAAGACTCTGACGGTGCTGAAGGTCGCCGTCGATTTCGTCGCCAAGCGCGGCATCAAAGTCGATCTTGCGGCCATTCCTCTCGACGACAAACCGACCTACGAGATGCTGTCGCGCGGCGAGACGGTCGGCGTGTTCCAAGTGGAAAGTGCCGGCATGCGCAAGGCGCTGATCGGCATGAAACCGGATTGCATCGAGGACATCATCGCGCTGGTGGCGCTCTACCGCCCGGGCCCGATGGAGAACATCCCGACCTACAATGCTCGCAAGCATGGCGACGAAGAGCTGGAATCGATCCATCCGATGATCGACCACCTGCTCAAGGAAACGCAGGGCGTTATTGTCTATCAGGAACAGGTGATGCAGATCGCCCAGGTCCTGTCGGGCTATTCGCTTGGCGAGGCCGACCTTCTGCGCCGCGCCATGGGTAAGAAGATCAAGGCGGAGATGGACCAGCAGCGCGAACGCTTCGTCGTCGGCGCGGTCAAGAACGGCGTCTCGAAGCCGCAGGCCGACAACATCTTCGAACTCTTGGCGAAGTTTGCGAACTACGGCTTCAACAAGTCGCACGCCGCCGCCTACGCCATCGTCTCCTACCAGACGGCCTATATGAAGGCGCATTATCCGGTCGAGTTCCTCGCCGCCTCGATGACGCTCGACATGTCCAATACGGAAAAGGTCAATGATTTCCGGCAGGACGCCAAGCGCTTGGGCATTGAGGTGATTGCGCCCTCGGTGCAGACATCCTTCCGACATTTCGAGACCGGCGATAACCGCATCTATTATGCGCTCGCCGCTTTGAAGGGCGTCGGCGAATCCGCCGTCGACCACATCGTCGAGGTGCGTGGCGACAAACCTTTTGCCAGCATCGAGGATTTCTGTCTGCGCATCGATCCGCGCCAGGTGAATCGCCGCGTGCTCGAAAGCCTGATCTATGCCGGCGCCTTCGATTGTTTCGGCACCGACCGCGCCCAGCTTTCCGCCGGCCTCGACCGCATCCTCGGTTATGCCCAGCGCGCCCAGGAAAATAAGCTGAGCGGCCAAGCGGACATTTTCGGCAGCGCACTAAACTCGGGCCCGGAGAAGATCTCCTTGCCGCCCTATTCACCCTGGCTGGCATCGGAGCGGCTGCTCAAGGAGTTCCAGGTGCTGGGCTTCTATCTGACGGCCCACCCGCTCGATTCCTACAACAACATCCTGCAGAAGATGCGTGTGCAGACTTTCGCCGAGTTTTCAGCGGCCATCAAACAGGGCGCCGCCAATGCACGCCTTGCCGGAACCGTCATCTCCAAGCAGGAGCGCAAGACCCGCACCGGCAACAAGATGGGCATCATCGTCTTTTCCGATTCTTCAGGCCAGTTCGAGGCGGTGCTGTTTTCGGAGATGCTGAACCAATATCGCGACGTGCTCGAGTCCGGAAAATCCTTCCTGCTGACAGCGACCGGTGAGGAGCGGCCGGAGGGTATCGGTCTTCGCATCCAGACGATCCAGTCGCTTGAGGAAAAGTCGCTGCAGATGCAGAAGGCGCTGCGCGTTTATGTCCGCGATTCCGGGCCGCTGAAGATGGTTGCCGGCCATCTGAATGCTAAGGGTGACGGTCTGGTTTCCTTCATTGTCATCAAGGAGGAGGGCAAACGCGAGGTGGAAGTGGCGCTGCCGGAGAAATACCGCATCACCCCCGAGATTGCTGCCGCTCTTCGCGCCGCCCCCGGCGTCGTTGACGTCGAGCTTGTCTGA
- a CDS encoding L,D-transpeptidase family protein gives MFSRLVFGLGLLSATALVHPALAADARTLQIFVSKNKQSLVVYDGTDVVATSKVSTGKDGHTTPSGIFSVLEKQKYHESNLYSAAPMPFMQRLTWSGIALHESNSVPRYPASHGCVRMPGAFAKMLYRMTEPGIPVIISDDELVPQPIDHPNLFRPDAPAAMPLLSDVELRPSIPVSPGTPVQVAMNDTAAMPMPAASPVTAPEVRPPSEPISMLVTRRTLRETVIDIQTILNQLGFSAGSPDGLLGPSTVQAINAFKMLRPTEFAGDRSLVSDRLLTSVYSAAGKGEPPNGVIMVRQAFKPIFEAPVTIADPGLALGTHFFTLHAVDEQAGTADWFGVTLSNNLSRETMKRLGITSQESSIVMGKPIALSLSRITIPDEARRRIDALIAPGSTLTISDTGLGRETGEGTDFITITRG, from the coding sequence ATGTTCTCGCGTCTTGTCTTCGGCCTCGGCTTGCTGTCGGCCACCGCACTCGTGCACCCTGCTCTTGCCGCGGATGCACGCACGCTGCAGATCTTCGTCTCGAAGAACAAGCAGTCGCTTGTGGTTTATGACGGCACCGACGTCGTCGCGACCTCGAAGGTCTCGACCGGCAAGGACGGCCATACGACTCCGAGCGGCATTTTCTCGGTGCTCGAAAAGCAGAAATACCACGAATCCAACCTCTATTCGGCCGCCCCGATGCCGTTCATGCAACGCCTGACATGGTCCGGAATCGCGCTGCACGAATCCAATTCCGTGCCGCGTTATCCCGCCTCGCACGGCTGCGTCCGCATGCCCGGCGCCTTCGCAAAAATGCTCTACCGAATGACCGAGCCCGGCATTCCCGTCATCATCAGCGACGACGAATTGGTGCCGCAGCCGATCGACCATCCGAACCTTTTCCGCCCCGATGCGCCGGCAGCGATGCCGCTCCTTTCGGATGTCGAGCTGCGGCCCTCCATCCCCGTCAGTCCCGGGACACCGGTGCAGGTGGCGATGAACGACACCGCCGCAATGCCGATGCCGGCGGCATCGCCGGTTACCGCGCCGGAGGTCCGGCCGCCGTCCGAGCCGATCAGCATGCTCGTCACGCGGCGAACGCTGCGCGAAACGGTGATCGACATTCAAACGATACTCAATCAGCTCGGCTTTTCCGCCGGCAGTCCGGACGGGCTGCTCGGTCCGTCGACCGTGCAGGCGATCAACGCCTTCAAGATGCTGCGGCCGACGGAATTTGCCGGCGACAGGAGCCTGGTCTCCGACAGACTTCTCACATCGGTCTATTCCGCAGCCGGCAAGGGCGAGCCTCCGAACGGCGTCATCATGGTGCGGCAGGCCTTCAAGCCGATTTTCGAAGCGCCGGTAACGATCGCCGATCCGGGATTGGCGCTCGGCACGCATTTTTTCACGCTGCATGCGGTCGATGAACAGGCCGGAACGGCGGACTGGTTCGGCGTCACACTTAGCAACAACCTCTCCCGCGAGACGATGAAACGACTCGGCATCACCAGCCAGGAAAGCTCCATTGTCATGGGCAAGCCGATTGCCCTTTCGCTGAGCCGCATCACGATCCCCGACGAGGCCCGCCGCAGGATCGACGCACTGATCGCGCCCGGCTCGACGCTGACGATCTCCGACACCGGCCTTGGCCGGGAAACCGGCGAAGGCACGGATTTCATCACGATCACCCGTGGGTGA
- a CDS encoding DNA polymerase IV, with translation MTPAPDKTPGFCRDCLAEQKGEARRCLSCGSPRLVRHRELYRLTLAHIDCDAFYAAVEKRDNPELADKPVIIGGGKRGVVSTACYIARIHGVRSAMPMFKALEACPQAVVIRPDMEKYVRVGRQVRALMQDLTPLVQPLSIDEAFLELGGTERLHHDPPARTLAKFARRIEKEIGITVSVGLSYCKFLAKVASDLQKPRGFSVVGREEAVEFLAPRPVTTIWGVGKAFAATLEADGIRTIGQLQQMEENDLMRRYGSIGQRLARLSRGIDDREVHLNDAAKSVSAETTFFDDISRHDDLVPILRNLSEKVSWRLKKNDIAGRTVVLKMKSADFKTRTRNRKLEDPTQLADRIFRIGLELLEKETDGTKFRLIGIGVTDLGDATCADPPDLIDRQSGRRAAAEAAMDKLRDKFGKNTVETGYTFGSGKRDH, from the coding sequence ATGACGCCCGCGCCTGACAAGACACCCGGCTTCTGTCGCGACTGCCTTGCCGAGCAGAAGGGTGAGGCGCGTCGTTGCCTATCCTGCGGCAGCCCGCGTCTGGTGCGCCATCGCGAGCTCTATCGACTGACGCTCGCGCATATCGATTGCGACGCCTTCTACGCGGCGGTCGAGAAGCGTGACAATCCCGAACTTGCCGACAAGCCGGTCATCATCGGCGGCGGCAAACGCGGTGTCGTCTCCACTGCCTGCTATATCGCCCGTATCCACGGCGTGCGTTCGGCGATGCCGATGTTCAAGGCGCTGGAGGCATGCCCCCAGGCCGTCGTCATACGCCCGGACATGGAAAAATATGTCCGGGTCGGGCGCCAGGTGCGCGCACTGATGCAGGATCTGACACCGCTGGTGCAGCCGCTGTCGATCGACGAAGCCTTCCTGGAGTTGGGCGGCACGGAGAGGCTGCATCATGATCCACCGGCGCGTACGCTCGCCAAATTCGCTCGCCGCATCGAAAAGGAGATCGGCATTACCGTATCGGTCGGGCTTTCCTATTGCAAATTCCTCGCCAAGGTCGCTTCCGACCTGCAGAAGCCGCGCGGCTTTTCCGTCGTCGGCCGTGAAGAAGCGGTGGAATTTCTGGCGCCGCGTCCCGTCACCACCATCTGGGGCGTCGGCAAGGCCTTTGCCGCGACGCTGGAGGCGGACGGCATCCGCACCATCGGCCAGCTACAGCAGATGGAGGAGAACGATCTGATGCGCCGCTACGGCAGTATCGGCCAGCGCCTTGCGCGGCTCTCGCGCGGCATCGACGACCGCGAGGTGCATCTCAACGACGCCGCCAAGAGCGTTTCGGCCGAAACGACCTTTTTCGACGACATCTCGCGCCACGACGATCTGGTGCCGATCCTGCGCAACCTTTCCGAGAAGGTTTCCTGGCGGCTTAAGAAAAACGATATTGCCGGCCGGACGGTGGTGCTGAAGATGAAGAGCGCCGACTTCAAGACGCGCACCCGCAACCGCAAGCTCGAGGACCCGACCCAGCTTGCCGACAGGATCTTCCGCATCGGGCTCGAACTTCTCGAAAAGGAAACGGACGGTACGAAATTCCGCCTGATCGGCATAGGCGTCACCGACCTCGGCGATGCCACCTGCGCCGATCCGCCCGATCTGATTGACCGGCAGTCAGGCCGGCGGGCGGCGGCCGAAGCGGCGATGGACAAGCTGCGCGACAAGTTCGGCAAGAATACGGTCGAAACCGGCTACACCTTCGGCAGCGGCAAGCGCGATCACTAG
- a CDS encoding GNAT family N-acetyltransferase: MDKDLRFEPVTADRWGDFETLFGPQGAFYNCWCVALRLPHAARTTMTADERKAHMRERIGAGPPPGIICYADGGPVAWVQVGPRHDVPQFNSPRTVSRPLEEDDARDPSIWAVSCFFLLPKLRGRGLSHRLLAGAIDHARRQGARLLEACPIDHAKQSKSVTLCIGSTAIFEAAGFETIARRKDGRPLMRLELRG, encoded by the coding sequence TTGGATAAAGATCTTCGTTTCGAGCCGGTGACGGCAGACCGGTGGGGCGACTTCGAGACTCTGTTCGGCCCGCAGGGCGCTTTTTACAATTGCTGGTGTGTCGCGCTGCGCTTGCCGCATGCGGCGAGGACGACGATGACGGCCGACGAGCGCAAGGCGCATATGCGCGAACGGATCGGGGCCGGGCCGCCGCCGGGGATCATCTGTTATGCCGATGGCGGACCGGTCGCCTGGGTGCAGGTCGGGCCGCGCCACGACGTGCCGCAGTTCAATTCACCGCGCACCGTCTCGCGGCCGCTGGAGGAGGATGATGCGCGTGATCCCTCTATCTGGGCTGTCAGCTGCTTCTTCCTGCTGCCGAAACTGCGCGGCAGGGGATTAAGTCATCGCCTGCTCGCCGGCGCGATCGACCATGCCCGGCGCCAGGGCGCGCGGCTGCTCGAAGCCTGCCCGATCGATCATGCGAAGCAGTCGAAATCGGTGACGCTCTGCATCGGCTCGACGGCAATCTTCGAGGCAGCCGGTTTCGAGACGATTGCCAGACGCAAGGACGGCCGTCCGCTCATGCGGCTGGAACTGCGCGGTTGA
- a CDS encoding DUF3572 domain-containing protein: MQSNFKTSKQQAAEPHETAIAVLGWLAADPDMFGRFLALTGVAPEQVRNAVNDPGFLSGMMDFLMNHEPTAMAFCTASGLSPETVTAAWRHFSSPGLDSGEY, from the coding sequence ATGCAAAGCAACTTCAAGACTTCGAAACAACAGGCGGCCGAGCCGCACGAGACGGCGATCGCCGTGCTCGGCTGGCTTGCCGCCGATCCCGACATGTTCGGCCGCTTCCTCGCACTCACCGGCGTGGCGCCCGAGCAGGTGCGCAACGCAGTCAACGATCCGGGTTTCCTCTCAGGCATGATGGACTTCCTGATGAACCACGAACCGACGGCGATGGCCTTCTGCACGGCGAGTGGCCTCAGCCCGGAGACGGTGACGGCCGCCTGGCGGCATTTCTCCTCGCCGGGGCTCGATTCGGGAGAATACTGA